A region from the Malus domestica chromosome 07, GDT2T_hap1 genome encodes:
- the LOC103432919 gene encoding chalcone isomerase-like protein 2 isoform X1, with translation MGTEVVLVDEVPFPSKITTTKPLSLLGQGITDIEIHFLQIKFTAIGVYLDAEIVSHLQQWKAKKANELAEDDDFFDALVSAPVEKFIRVVVIKEIKGSQYGVQLESAVRDRLAADDKYEEEEEETLEKVVEFFQSKYFKKDSVITFHFPATSNTAEIVFSTEGKEESKIKVENANVVENIKKWYLGGTRGVSPSTISSLANTLSAELTK, from the exons A TGGGCACTGAAGTTGTATTGGTGGATGAGGTCCCTTTTCCTTCTAAGATCACAACCACCAAGCCTTTATCTCTGCTGGGTCAAG GAATTACCGACATAGAGATTCACTTTCTTCAAATTAAGTTCACAGCAATTGGGGTTTACCTGGATGCTGAAATTGTGTCACATCTTCAACAATGGAAGGCCAAAAAGGCAAATGAACTTGCAGAAGATGATGACTTCTTTGATGCTCTTGTTTCTG CTCCTGTCGAGAAATTCATTAGGGTTGTGGTGATCAAGGAGATCAAAGGGTCACAATATGGAGTGCAGCTTGAGAGTGCAGTGAGGGACAGATTGGCAGCTGATGACAAAtatgaggaagaggaggaggaaaccTTGGAGAAAGTTGTTGAGTTCTTCCAATCAAAGTACTTCAAGAAGGACTCCGTCATCACATTCCATTTTCCTGCAACTTCTAACACTGCTGAG ATTGTGTTTAGCACTGAAGGGAAGGAAGAGTCAAAGATCAAAGTGGAGAATGCAAATGTGGTGGAGAATATCAAGAAATGGTATTTGGGAGGGACGAGAGGGGTGTCTCCGTCGACCATCTCCTCCTTGGCCAACACTCTCTCGGCTGAGTTGACCAAGTGA
- the LOC103432920 gene encoding RING-H2 finger protein ATL74, producing MASLHHHRPHRLLLEPISTTPASPASGSRTRGNHANESNGSGTRGAYANEANFDSNMVIILAALLCALIFALGLNSIVRCALRCSRRFSPETPDETAARLAVTGLKKSILRRIPIVIYGTGLNIAATDCPICLGEFMDGQKVRLLPKCNHGFHARCIDTWFLSHSSCPTCRHSLLEPPAAGSSDSAENVGDGGARHAGNVSSGGQGDVAVSVDEAG from the coding sequence ATGGCATCTCTTCATCACCACCGTCCACACCGCCTACTTCTAGAACCAATATCAACGACACCAGCATCACCAGCCAGCGGAAGCAGGACACGTGGCAATCACGCCAATGAATCCAATGGGAGCGGGACACGTGGTGCGTACGCCAATGAAGCCAATTTTGACAGCAACATGGTCATCATCCTGGCAGCCTTGCTGTGCGCTCTGATATTTGCATTGGGACTAAACTCAATAGTCCGGTGTGCGCTGAGATGCAGCAGAAGGTTCTCTCCTGAGACACCAGACGAGACGGCGGCGCGGTTGGCGGTCACCGGGCTTAAAAAAAGCATATTGCGTCGGATTCCCATCGTGATATATGGGACTGGACTAAATATAGCTGCCACGGATTGTCCAATTTGCCTTGGAGAATTTATGGACGGGCAGAAAGTGAGGCTGCTGCCGAAATGCAACCACGGATTTCATGCCAGGTGCATTGACACATGGTTTTTGTCACATTCGTCGTGCCCGACTTGCCGCCATTCGTTGCTTGAGCCGCCGGCTGCGGGCAGTTCGGATTCGGCCGAAAATGTTGGTGACGGTGGTGCTAGACATGCTGGAAATGTATCCTCAGGTGGACAAGGTGATGTGGCAGTCTCTGTTGATGAGGCTGGCTAG
- the LOC103432921 gene encoding bZIP transcription factor 18: protein MQDPANPKPDPSSSSQDSHHPRMAPPFPDTTPSAPFRGSYHRRTQSEVHFRIPDDLDLLQDPSGSFEELGGSEDDIFSTYMDMEKLGSKLDDGPSDVKPENADGSMQEEGGGGFGGEMSARPRHRHSNSVDASLDSVEAKKAMAPDKLAELWTVDPKRAKRILANRQSAARSKERKARYISELERKVQTLQTEATTLSAQLTLFQRDTSGLSSENTELKLRVQAMEQQAQLRDALNDALKKELERLKVATGEQITHTDSYNLGMHHFPYSQSPFYSNQAQPGSRDSQNIHMPQFHQFQPNMSAHHQPMLASSQLHACSDMSQQDPIGRFQGLDINNRGSHLVRPEGPSISSGESNRRF from the exons ATGCAAGATCCGGCCAACCCGAAACCGGATCCGAGCTCCAGCTCTCAGGACTCTCACCACCCACGCATGGCGCCGCCGTTTCCAGACACGACTCCGAGCGCCCCGTTCCGGGGCTCCTACCACCGTCGAACCCAATCCGAGGTTCATTTCCGGATCCCCGACGACCTGGATCTGCTCCAGGACCCGTCCGGCAGCTTCGAGGAGCTGGGTGGCTCCGAGGACGACATCTTCAGCACATACATGGACATGGAGAAGCTCGGATCCAAACTCGATGACGGACCCTCCGACGTGAAGCCCGAGAATGCCGACGGTTCCATGCAGGAGGAGGGAGGCGGCGGGTTTGGTGGGGAGATGAGCGCGAGGCCGAGGCACCGCCATAGCAACTCTGTCGACGCGTCTTTGGATAGCGTAGAGGCGAAGAAGGCCATGGCTCCCGATAAGCTCGCTGAGCTCTGGACCGTCGATCCCAAGCGAGCTAAGAG GATTTTGGCAAATCGGCAGTCTGCTGCTCGGTCAAAAGAGAGGAAGGCCCGGTACATATCAGAACTTGAAAGAAAAGTTCAAACGCTACAAACGGAAGCTACTACTCTATCAGCACAGCTGACTCTGTTCCAG AGAGATACATCAGGCTTATCTTCTGAGAACACAGAGCTTAAGCTTCGAGTGCAAGCTATGGAACAACAAGCTCAATTACGTGATG CTCTCAATGATGCACTGAAGAAAGAACTTGAGAGGCTCAAGGTTGCAACTGGAGAACAAATAACGCACACTGATTCATACAATCTGGGTATGCACCATTTTCCATATTCCCAGTCCCCGTTCTATTCCAATCAGGCACAGCCCGGGTCACGGGATTCCCAGAACATTCACATGCCACAGTTCCATCAATTCCAGCCTAATATGTCTGCTCACCATCAGCCTATGCTTGCATCATCCCAGTTGCATGCCTGCTCAGACATGTCGCAGCAGGATCCTATTGGCCGATTTCAGGGGCTTGACATCAATAACAGAGGTTCTCATCTAGTGAGACCTGAAGGGCCCTCAATATCTTCCGGCGAAAGCAACAGAAGATTTTAA